The genomic interval AGATAATCATTGATGGACGATTACCTAAAATCAATGTTGACCGAAAAATTGTCATTTTATTCGCCACATTCGTCATTATTAACGCAATTAGCGTGATGTTTTCACCTTTTAAATACACTGGTTTATGGGGTTACTACAGCCGTTTTAGCGGCGGTCTGATATCAACATTTATATATTTTGGTGTTTTCTTAGTGCTGCTGACCTGGGAAAAGACGAAACTACTGGAAGTTTTAAAGTGGCTCTTAATGTCATCCGTTCTCGTCGCCATTTACGGCATTGCCCAGCATTTTGGCCTGGAAAAAGACCGCTGGGTTCAAGACGTGACCGCTCGAGTTTTTAGCAGCTTTGGCCAACCAAACTGGCTGGCCGCCTATAACGTTCTGATTATTCCTGTCACTTTTTACTTTAGCCTAATAATGAAGAGTCGACGTGACAAAGTAATCTTTTCGATAATTTTAATGTTAAATTTTGCCAGCCTCTGGTTTACTTTTTCCATGTCCGGCCTTGTCGCCCTCGTCGTCTCTGTAATCTTTATAATCCTACTCATGAACAACAAAGTCCGAGTGACTAACTGGAAACTTTTAACTGTTCAAGCTGCTTGTTGTTTGTTAATTGTTGTTTTACAACCAGGCCTTGCAGCTGGTCGAATTAGCGACACTTTCAAAACCATCAAATCTAAGGTTTCTGTCGTCACCGCCGCCTACGCCGCTACGACTGACCTGCAAGTTGGCGATACCGGCAATATTCGCTTAATAGTTTGGCAAGGAGTAATTAAAGCCGCCCTAAAAGATCCCAAGACTTTTTTGATTGGTAACGGCCCGGAAACCGTTGCTTATACCTTACTCCCCTATCGACCACTAGCTATGAACCAAACCTCGGAATGGGGCTTACTTTACAACAAGGCTCATAACTATTTCTTAGATTTACTTTTAAATACGGGAATCGCAGGTCTACTGGCTTACCTGTGTATAAACATTATAGCTATTATAACTGCTATAAAGACCAGAAACGACACACTGAAACTAGCCATTGGTGCGGCCTTAATTGGCAATCTGATTACTAACTTCTTCGGCTGGCCGGTTGTTATGACTAGTTTAATTTTTGCTTTATATTTAGCGTTATTGGCAAAAAAAGATGAAAATATTATCTAAACTAAAATATCCCGGTATAATCGCTGTTTGGCTGGTGACGTTATACTTTATTTTTAGCGTCCTTAACATCTTTTTAGCGGATGTTTCTTTTTCCAAGGGTATAAATAACGGCAGCATTAAAGATTTAACTGACGCCACTAAACTTAATCCACGTGAGGAAACGTACCATCGTAATTTAGGACTGGCCTACGCTATTTTAACTAAAAATGAAACTGATCAGGACTTGAAACAAGCGCTTGTTACGTTAAGCGATCAAGAAATGCAAACAGCCGTTAATTTAAACTCACAGAATTCATTGGTTTTAAAATCGGCCATTTCCGGTTATAACTATTTGGGGACGGTTAACAAAAGCTACTTCGATAAGGCTAAAAAGATTGCGACGGACCTAACAAAACTTTCGCCAACCGATCCGGAAGCCTGGTACCAACTGGCCACAGTAGAAGCTAAAATAGGAGATAAAACGCAAGCAGCGAAGGATTATAAAAAGACCTTGGAATTGAAGAATGATTTAATATCGTTTCCAATTATTGAGTTGGGGTTGTAACAACGGGCGCCACGTAAGTAGCTGAAACCCAGCCGGTCGTGCCGTCAGGAAGTTTTATTTGCACCCAGCCGGTTTGTTCTGCCAATTTTGGGTAAGTTTGACCTACGGTAGCCTTGCCAATTTCAGTGCCGCTGGGGGAATTACGAACTCGTAAGTAAGTTGCTCCGGTCGGCAATATTTTGATTAAAGTTTCTGACGACGCGGGACCACTAGCCAGCTTTTGTAAACCTTTAAGGGCCAAGGCCGAAATAGTTTTTTCGGTGGGAGTACTTAAATATCCAACATTAGTAGCCGCCGGAACGCTGGTGGAAACTGTTTTTAGAGCCGTCCCTTCGCGATCAAATAAGTTACCGGAACTATCAACAAAATAATTTAACATCGCCGAGGGACTGGTTTCCCGCTCTCGCTGCCAGTAAGAAACCGCTTGGGCCCAAGCATGCGTATCGGCGGATAGGAGCGGACTAGACCCACTTAAATTAAAGACTTTTAGAGCGGCCGGACCGCCGGTTAGTTCTGTTAATGACGGTATAGGTAGCAAAAACAAGTGGCTGGAAACGCCCAAATGATAATTTTCGCGAGCGGCCAGGTTTAGGCTCCGACTTTGGTAATTATCGACCGACAATTTAACAATGTGCGCTCCCGGTTTAATATTAATCGACAGCGGGGTTTTTCCAACATCGGTCCCATCAATAGTTACGAGAACAGAACCGGGATCAGTAATAATCGACAACCCGGCCGCACCACTCACTTTATCCAACCACACATTGTCGGCTCCCGAAAATACGGAGCCTGTTCCTAAGTCCAAATTTAAGGCGGTTTCGGTACCGGGCGTAAAACTTAACTCCCCTTCCCAAGCGTTCTCCGAACTGGCCACTCTAACTTGAGCCTTTTTTGAAGTTATTCCGGTTTTTTTAAGCGGAGTGACCCCAAGGAGCTTCCCATTTAAATAAACTTGGGCAACAGTGTTACCGGTCGCGACCGACAAAGAACCACTGGCAAAGAGCATCGTTTGCGGTAGAACTTTTATGTAAACAAAGACCCCCAGCGCCACCAGTAGTAATAAACTAAAAACAATTGCTATAATGCTCTTGGAATTCATTGCTAAGATTATAGTACAACCTGGCCACGTCGCCAAGCGGTAAGGCAAGGGTCTGCAAAACCCTTATGCGGCGGTTCGATTCCGCCCGTGGCCTCCATTAGAAACTCTTACGAACGAAGTGAGTTAGAGTTTCTTATGCCCTCCGTAGCCCCGAAGGGGCTTCGTAGGATTAAAACCATTAAACCTAAGTTATGCAGAAAAACTTGTAGAAATTCCCAAAAGTCAGGTTTTGGAGTCTATATACAACGCCGCTCGAAAATATTTAAGGCGGCGGAAGAGGGGGAGCAGGGGTGAATTCCGCCGCGGCCGCCGTCTTCTCCATGTTATGAATTAATAAGTTCGTAAATGGGGTTTATTTCTTCTGGATTATAAGGATCAAGCTGAAGAAGTCGTTCGTAAAAACCTTCTCCATAAGTCTGATCGAAAACTATTTGAACATAATCTTCGGCTGCTTCGTTTCCAATTCTGGCATACATTAGATTATCAAAAGCTTTATCCCGATTTGGTAATCTTTCAATTAGCATCCGCAGTGCTATCCCTATGTAATTTAAGTGCTCAGTTGGTCTATCCTCCGGCTTAAGCTCACCTGTAGAATACAAGTAGTTAGTGTAAGTTATTGACGCTAGGCCTTCCTCTAAAAACCGTCCTTGGAGTGACCCTTTTGGATCGTTCTCAAACCCACGCGCTAAGATTTGACTACCGTCGTTTTCTATTTCATGCATCCCAGTATTGTGAAACATCTCCTCGAAAATCAATTTAAAATTAAACTTGGGATCATCTTCAACCAACAAAGCGTAACCTGCTCTTAAGTCACTTCTATAAAGCCCACGACTTGGCCTGCTTGGATCATCCAGCTCTAATCTAGAGGCAGCGGCCTGGAATCGCTGTACAGACTTTGGTGGAACTATATAAATAGGATCCTCCTCGTAATCTTCTGCCACTGGAACATGTCTTCCCAAATATCGCCTGATGACATCTTTTTCTTGATCATAAAGTCCATTTTCGTACCCAAAAGCTTTCAACATTCCTATGTTTTGACTGAGCCACATCTCATGAATTTCGGATTCTGTGTAATGTGTGTCTTCCGGCTGCGGTTTTAATTTTAGCTCCTCCGGAAATACACCTGTCTGCTCATATGGTAAATCCTCTTCGTGAGGTAAAACTAAAAAAGTTGGCTTGTAATCTTCTGGGGAAAGTCTTCTTTTAAAAGCTTTTACGGAATCGTTACCAACAAAATTTCCCAACTTACCTATTACTTGCCTCACTAGTCTAGTAGACAACCAATCTAAAGTCTCTTTATCAGTTAGCTCTTCTTGAGAGAAATCGAACTCACTAGCATATGGAGCTTCAGCCTTAACTTTTTGGATAAATTCCTGTGGGTCATTTTCGTTTTGTAGTCCTTCAGCATAAGGAGAATGCACCATCTTAGCTAAAGCTAACATTCTGTCCAGCCGCTCATTCCGAGTCGCCTCATCTGGCATATCTAAAAACTTTCGGGCCATTACTAACCAATGAATACCAACATCAATTTTTAAGGCGCCCTCAGGTAAAGTTATTGAGTCCGCCTTACCATCAATTAATGATTTATACATTCGAGAAAGTGCCCTGGGAGCCGGAAAACGAGTCCCAGCCACATAAAAGAAATCCTCACCGTAACCTTGAGCTAAATAATCCTGCTCGATACTAAGTACATGCCGACCATGAAGATTTTGGTAAGGATCTGCGGAAGCCTCGGTAGAATTTTGAAAATACGTTGATAGAGCATTAAAGGATAGTACTAAGCCGTCTTTCGTTAGTAGCACCTCATTAAATGATTGATCACGATTACCAAGATATTCTCTGAGCCCATCCGACCCTCCCTGGTAAATTCTCTCTACATCCTTAGGTTCTACATTGTATTTACCTTTTAACACTTGGGTCTCGATGGTATTTCTTTCGCGCGGCCCAAAAACTACTAAATCCACATCGCTCACCGGCAGCTCATCTTCTACTGGTAAACCTAATGCTATTTTAGTTACGACTCTTGCCAAACCTCCCTTAAAACCAACTTCACCGGTATCAGTTTTTTCCGGCAAAGGAAACTCAAAAGTACCTTTAGGTGAAGTGATAACCAATTTTTCACCAGTTATAAATAATGTTGTAGCCCCAGAAGCCAGAGTATTTACCTGATCAGCTTCTAATTTCTCCATCGGAATTAACACTCCCTTATGATGCGGAACTTTTTGCTCACCTTCGATAAGCACCGACTGCTCATTTATCTGATACAGTACAAAATCGTAATTAATCGCCGCCGCAAGTAATGCCTCCGCGTTCGGGTTTTCGGCAGTCCCTTGATTTGCAACATCCTGATGAACTACATGCAAACTATAGTCTAAGTATTGCACCAAAGGATTTATGTACTTCTCGCAAAAAATCCAACGCGGATCAGTCCCTCTTTTCTCACCTGTCATATCAAAGACTGTTTGACTAACAGCACTAAAACCATCCTGCATCGCCTGAGGATAATCCTTAACACTTTCAACGGCCTTTAATCGCTCGGTTACATTGGTAGTTAGTAGTTCTTCGAATAATCCTCGAATTTCTTGTCTCTCAGTACGATTCAAACCTCGGAAAACATCTCGATTTATTGGCGCCTCGATCTCTGGTGGTTTTTGATCCAGTTCCGGGGTTAAATAATCAAGACCTGAATCTTCGAGCATTCCAGCCATTCGAATCGAAGCATCCTTCCGATTTCCGAATGCTAAAAACTTTTTAGGACCAGTGGATTCAATCTTGTAAATATAGTATGGCCCAAAAAGTCTAACCAGATCAACATCTAATTTCTTTTCTTCCCTTAGTCTACTTAGCACTGCTTCATCAATAGGCTTTGGTGCAATTAGGGCTGGTTCGTAAAAAACACTATTTAGTTGGCCAACTTCTTGCGGCGTCATCCGATCGGGGTAACTTACAGATTGAGGCTCACTGATGTTAACAGGACCACCGAGGTCACCCTCCTTAAAAAAAGCTGGGTGTGGTTCCTGAACTAAAACTAACAAAGGCCTACTAAGCTCCGGCAAAGTTTCAGGACCCGATTTTGTTTCAACTCTTTGAGTTTCTTGAAGAATCTCTGATGGGATGTTTGATTCCGGTGTCGAAGTTTCTGAGTTGAGCACAACAAAAGTATACAAAGGAACGCCAACCGCCACAAGAGTTAAACGTTTTTCTAACTACTCAAGAGGAAGTTTTATTTGCTTAGCAGCGGAGCGATGGTTTAGTACCTCTTCAATTTCGTACTCAGTTTTTATTCCAGAATCAGAAACCCATTGCTTTTCTCTTAATTTAACTTCGAATATATCGTCCTTTGAAAAACTGTCTCTGTTTTCCTGAACACCATCTAAAAATTTTCTATCTTTAACAACCGCATAGAAGAAAGAAATGTCGTTCTAGTTTCGTCTTTAAGCGGTTCGTCCTGAACATCTGGCGTTTTAAAATAATCTTTTTGATCAGTACTGATACTATTAATCTTCCCACCCTGTTCTGTTGCGAAAGTTTCTATACCCTCTTTTGATAACGGTTCTGTTATTACTTTTTGAAGAGATGTTCTAATCTTTACACTTGCATATAAATCAATGACTTTTTCTTCTGTCACAATATTTTCTTCATCAACGTAAATTGTAGCCTTACCATTATCTTTAGTTATTTTCTTTATTTTCCTATTGCGTAATAGAACAAGAAGTCCAATTAGACCAGAACCAGGTAAACCAATAAACCCTAAAAGTCCTAATAAATTACATGCAGCACTTACGCTATCAGAGTTAAGGGCGGATATTAGATCGTGTAGCGGTTGTTGAATTACTGAAAATTCAATCCCGAAAGATCCTGTTTTAAAAGATCCTTTAACATTAACCTGAACTTTACTCTTGTCGCCATAAACAATGGTATTCGCCTCATCGAGCATATCGCTAATAGCCAGAAGAGCCGGAGCTAAATCCCTAACGTCCATCTCATGAGACTGTAATATTGGGCCGTCGTAAATTACACTGAAATATTCCTTTTGGGGCATGCTAATAATCTAGTGGATATTTAAGTTGAGTTCAACAACTACTTCCTCAATTGCTTTTTAAAGACGCCTTGGCCGTATTTAATCACTTGGCCAACTTTAGAAACCGTCGCTATACTCGTGCCAACTTTAGCCGCGATTTTGATATGCTGCGCCAAATCCTTGACCACACTTTCTACTGCATCTACAATCAAACTCGTGAACGTCCAATCTCCCGATCCCAAAATTTTAATGGAAGATGGCTGGAAGGCCCGTGAGAATTACGAATTTAAGCAGTCAGAAAAACTTCTTACTGTGGCAAAAAGTCTTTTTGAAAAGCAGAAGGACTGGCAGAATGTTACCGAATGTTTAAACCATCTTGCATATCTTCGCCAAATGCAGGCTTTTGATCTTTTAGTTCAAGGCCGAAAGTTTGCCGCCGAATCACTAACCGTCGCCAGAAAAGAGTCCGTAGACCAAGCACTCCCCAATCGAGCCAACCAAACAATTCTTCGCTGGCTGGGAGAATTTGAACAAGCTGACGAGTTTGCTAAGGTGCTAGTTAATAGTATTAACACAAACTCAGCCGCTAGGGCGGAGGCCCGCGGAAGTTTAGCTCTTATTTTAATGCGTACGGGAAAAATTAATGAAGCGAAGAATGAGATTGAACTAGCTTTTAGAGAACTCGACGAAGGCTGGGAAAAGGAACGAATGCCGCACAAAATGATCTGGAAAACAAAACTTCTGATAATCGCTTCTCTTATTGATTATAATCTTGGTAACAAAAAGGACGCTAAAATTAGAGCCGCCAAGGCCCTAGCTCTATCCAAAGAGCACAATCTTAAAATGCGGTTGGCAGAGGCGGAAGAACTGCTAAAGCTATTTAGCTAGCTCGCCCAACTCACATTGGCCTTCGTCCACTCCAAAATCTTCTTTGTATCTCCAAAGCGATCGCTGCTACCAAGCACCACGACTATAAAATCGCGATCGCGGAGGTGGTAAGCAGTAACGAGACATTGACCGGCTAAATCGGTGTTGCCAGTTTTAACACCAAAAACGCCAGGATAAACTCCTAAAAGCTCATTGGTGTTAACCAGTGACCGCATTAAGTTTGAATTTTGACCGGGTACTAAATAAGTTTTGGTACCGACGACAGTCTTAAAAGTTTCATTTTGCAAAGCAGATTTGGCGATAACGGCTAAATCCCAAGCCGAAGCATTATTTTCTTTCCAAGAACCATCGTCAAACCCAATCGGATTCTCAAAGTGAGCATTAGCAATTCCTAAAGACTCGACGTAAGTATTCATAGCCGCAACGAAGGCTGGTTGACCGCCTGGATAATTGGAGTAAACAGTGCAAGTAGCATCAGTATCGGAGACGAGGAGCATCGCATAAAGCAAATCTTTAAAAGAAATTTCTTCGCCGGGATAAAGTCCTGAATTATTGCCGTTTAAGCCAACACAACTTTTAGGCGTGATTAGTTTTTGATCTAAAGAATAAGTTTGCAGTCCCACCATCGCCGTTACTATTTTAGTCGTTGAAGCCGGCTCGGTTTCGGCGGTTGCTTCCCGACCATATAGAACTTTTAAAGTCGCTAAATCGGCTACAATGACTTGCTTAGCCGAAATCGAAGCGGCATTAAAATCAGCCGCAATTTTAAACCGCGGCTCGACCGGTCGAATTAGTTCTTTGAATGACGGGATCGCTACCGGTTGGTTTTGAATGCCTTCGACCAATCCTTGCGTAATTTGATTCCCGCCAGTATTACGAATAATAATAACAGCAACTACAACCGCAGTTAAGCAAAAAGTTAAAGAGGAACGCCACCAAAAATCTGGGGATTTAGGAAGTTGAGTTTTTGGCATTATCTAATTCTAGCTCTTTTTATTCTCTGTGATTTCCAAAGATAATTCTTTAAGTTGTTTAGGGCTAACCTCAGTTGGCGCGTCCATGACGGCTGTTTTACCGGTTGA from candidate division WWE3 bacterium carries:
- a CDS encoding serine hydrolase, with the protein product MPKTQLPKSPDFWWRSSLTFCLTAVVVAVIIIRNTGGNQITQGLVEGIQNQPVAIPSFKELIRPVEPRFKIAADFNAASISAKQVIVADLATLKVLYGREATAETEPASTTKIVTAMVGLQTYSLDQKLITPKSCVGLNGNNSGLYPGEEISFKDLLYAMLLVSDTDATCTVYSNYPGGQPAFVAAMNTYVESLGIANAHFENPIGFDDGSWKENNASAWDLAVIAKSALQNETFKTVVGTKTYLVPGQNSNLMRSLVNTNELLGVYPGVFGVKTGNTDLAGQCLVTAYHLRDRDFIVVVLGSSDRFGDTKKILEWTKANVSWAS
- a CDS encoding PEGA domain-containing protein encodes the protein MNSKSIIAIVFSLLLLVALGVFVYIKVLPQTMLFASGSLSVATGNTVAQVYLNGKLLGVTPLKKTGITSKKAQVRVASSENAWEGELSFTPGTETALNLDLGTGSVFSGADNVWLDKVSGAAGLSIITDPGSVLVTIDGTDVGKTPLSINIKPGAHIVKLSVDNYQSRSLNLAARENYHLGVSSHLFLLPIPSLTELTGGPAALKVFNLSGSSPLLSADTHAWAQAVSYWQRERETSPSAMLNYFVDSSGNLFDREGTALKTVSTSVPAATNVGYLSTPTEKTISALALKGLQKLASGPASSETLIKILPTGATYLRVRNSPSGTEIGKATVGQTYPKLAEQTGWVQIKLPDGTTGWVSATYVAPVVTTPTQ
- a CDS encoding Trp family transcriptional regulator; its protein translation is MIVDAVESVVKDLAQHIKIAAKVGTSIATVSKVGQVIKYGQGVFKKQLRK
- a CDS encoding O-antigen ligase family protein, which produces MMGLKSILGKVETACVALLFVVTPLIVTTFTYELFEFPKMIFVYFVGAALLASKLTQIIIDGRLPKINVDRKIVILFATFVIINAISVMFSPFKYTGLWGYYSRFSGGLISTFIYFGVFLVLLTWEKTKLLEVLKWLLMSSVLVAIYGIAQHFGLEKDRWVQDVTARVFSSFGQPNWLAAYNVLIIPVTFYFSLIMKSRRDKVIFSIILMLNFASLWFTFSMSGLVALVVSVIFIILLMNNKVRVTNWKLLTVQAACCLLIVVLQPGLAAGRISDTFKTIKSKVSVVTAAYAATTDLQVGDTGNIRLIVWQGVIKAALKDPKTFLIGNGPETVAYTLLPYRPLAMNQTSEWGLLYNKAHNYFLDLLLNTGIAGLLAYLCINIIAIITAIKTRNDTLKLAIGAALIGNLITNFFGWPVVMTSLIFALYLALLAKKDENII